A window of the Nibribacter ruber genome harbors these coding sequences:
- a CDS encoding OmpA family protein has product MADLDVQPKSSKPWWLWLLLALLGIALLFFLLRGCDREDEVETTTTTTESTTATTTDSDMDTDDDWNSLDLNAPVAAYDEITDKDIEVRGNDDYAVYTMDETILFDNDKATIQPQAADKLKQVAASINKRFSGGNVRVYGYTDAQGSAGYNKELAEERTQAVQSWLVDNGNVSKDHVSLHPVGEANPVATNATAEGRQQNRRVQIVVRKS; this is encoded by the coding sequence ATGGCTGATTTAGATGTTCAACCCAAAAGCAGTAAGCCCTGGTGGCTTTGGCTGCTACTTGCCTTACTAGGAATTGCCTTATTGTTCTTCTTGCTGCGCGGCTGTGACCGTGAGGATGAAGTAGAAACCACCACTACCACCACAGAGTCTACCACTGCCACCACCACAGACTCAGATATGGACACTGATGATGACTGGAACAGTCTTGATCTGAACGCCCCTGTGGCCGCCTATGATGAAATCACAGACAAGGACATTGAGGTGCGTGGCAATGATGACTATGCCGTGTATACCATGGATGAGACCATTCTTTTTGACAATGACAAGGCCACTATTCAACCGCAGGCCGCTGATAAACTGAAACAGGTGGCAGCTTCCATCAATAAACGCTTTAGCGGTGGCAATGTGCGTGTCTATGGCTACACAGATGCCCAGGGAAGCGCCGGTTACAACAAAGAACTAGCCGAAGAGCGCACCCAGGCCGTGCAGTCCTGGTTGGTGGACAACGGCAACGTTTCCAAAGACCATGTATCTTTGCACCCCGTGGGTGAGGCTAACCCGGTAGCCACCAACGCTACCGCCGAAGGACGCCAGCAGAATCGTCGGGTGCAAATTGTGGTACGTAAGTCGTAG
- a CDS encoding YsnF/AvaK domain-containing protein codes for MAQTVIGVFDSSSEAQRAVQELKSSGISNDRIDVSNGTQGATGTSRGTTGPSNSHLGDTRNESLAHDATDNDGISGFFKSLFSDDDTTARAYSSVARTSECVVTVHAQNPMEAQSAARILDQYGSVDMDQRASEYGFKSSGWTDNARTGNTSIPIIEENLEVGKREVETGGARLRSRIVERPVEENLRLRSEHVRVERHAVDRPATEADFNSFKEGDIEMREREEVPVVNKNARVVEEVSLGKEVEERDEVIRDTVRSTEVDVDKLNTTDRDRLDKDRLNNDRLDADRNRTGGLDNDRSTKI; via the coding sequence ATGGCACAGACAGTAATAGGAGTATTCGATAGCTCATCAGAAGCACAAAGAGCAGTACAAGAGTTGAAATCTTCAGGCATTTCCAATGACCGCATAGATGTATCCAATGGCACACAAGGCGCCACGGGCACCAGCAGAGGCACCACCGGGCCCTCTAACTCCCATTTAGGAGATACCCGCAATGAGTCTCTGGCCCATGACGCCACAGACAATGACGGCATTTCTGGCTTCTTCAAGTCCTTGTTCTCAGATGATGACACCACCGCCAGAGCATATTCTAGCGTAGCCCGCACCAGTGAGTGCGTAGTTACCGTGCATGCCCAGAACCCCATGGAAGCACAAAGCGCCGCCCGCATCCTGGACCAGTATGGATCAGTGGACATGGATCAGCGCGCCTCTGAGTATGGCTTCAAGTCAAGCGGTTGGACAGACAATGCCCGTACCGGCAACACGTCCATTCCCATCATTGAAGAAAACCTGGAAGTTGGCAAACGCGAAGTAGAAACCGGCGGAGCCCGCTTGCGCAGTAGAATTGTAGAGCGTCCGGTAGAGGAAAACCTGCGTCTGCGCTCTGAGCACGTGCGCGTAGAACGCCATGCAGTAGACCGCCCAGCCACCGAGGCAGACTTCAACTCCTTTAAGGAAGGCGACATTGAGATGCGCGAACGTGAAGAAGTTCCGGTAGTGAACAAAAACGCCCGCGTGGTGGAGGAAGTCTCCTTAGGCAAAGAGGTAGAAGAACGCGACGAGGTCATCAGAGACACCGTGCGTTCTACTGAGGTAGACGTGGACAAACTGAACACCACTGACCGGGACCGCTTGGACAAAGACCGTTTGAACAATGATCGTCTGGATGCTGACCGCAACAGAACCGGCGGTTTGGACAATGACCGTTCCACTAAAATCTAA
- a CDS encoding YsnF/AvaK domain-containing protein, with protein sequence MENHENESLQERDNLQNAQAHQHRPESMTIPVIEERVQVEKRMVEKGAVRITKVVSEQEVPINIPLLQEEHDIQRVPVNEYVDTPPPPIRYEGDTMIIPIVQEVMVVQKRLMVVEELHITKNITQTHDVQQVNLRKEEIRVERISPDAPDSANEPL encoded by the coding sequence ATGGAAAATCATGAGAATGAATCTCTCCAGGAACGAGACAACCTTCAGAATGCACAGGCCCACCAACACCGACCAGAATCAATGACCATTCCGGTTATTGAGGAGCGGGTGCAGGTAGAGAAAAGAATGGTGGAGAAAGGCGCCGTGAGAATCACCAAGGTGGTGAGCGAGCAAGAAGTGCCCATTAACATTCCCCTGCTGCAGGAAGAACATGATATCCAGCGCGTCCCCGTGAATGAGTATGTAGACACGCCGCCGCCACCCATCAGGTATGAAGGCGACACCATGATTATTCCAATAGTGCAAGAAGTGATGGTGGTACAGAAGCGCCTGATGGTAGTAGAAGAACTACACATCACTAAAAATATAACGCAGACCCATGATGTACAACAGGTGAACCTGCGCAAGGAAGAGATCAGAGTGGAGCGCATCTCCCCTGACGCTCCAGACTCGGCTAATGAGCCTTTGTAA
- a CDS encoding PRC-barrel domain-containing protein: MENSGYSNSKYHLQELGESNYEVAKGTPDIRGWEVIDLQNQFMGRVKELLYDASAGKVRYAVLDLQDNQSHLEPRQVLVPVGMTEVQENAKVVVLSKVSTSQLMALPSYQKGRLNQELETKVLRVFAGEPSIQIEQEQNLQASTASFNQENSQTKTGQAYPKQIAFDTTFSEKDLASFQEGTIELKERIEVPTLHKTPFVVEEIVIGKEVELHEETIYETVKKTEVHLSDVSIPPQHLDQDSDRSS; this comes from the coding sequence ATGGAAAACAGCGGATATTCAAACTCAAAATATCATTTGCAGGAACTGGGCGAATCCAATTATGAAGTAGCCAAAGGCACACCCGACATCAGGGGCTGGGAGGTGATAGACCTGCAAAACCAGTTCATGGGCCGGGTGAAAGAATTGCTTTATGATGCCTCAGCTGGGAAAGTGCGCTATGCCGTCTTAGATTTGCAGGACAACCAAAGCCATCTGGAGCCAAGGCAGGTGCTGGTGCCGGTGGGCATGACAGAGGTACAGGAAAACGCCAAAGTGGTAGTGCTCTCTAAAGTAAGCACCTCCCAACTGATGGCGCTACCCTCCTATCAAAAAGGCAGATTGAACCAAGAGCTGGAGACAAAAGTGCTACGGGTTTTCGCGGGAGAGCCCTCTATCCAAATAGAACAGGAACAAAACCTCCAGGCATCTACGGCTTCTTTTAACCAGGAAAATAGTCAGACGAAGACCGGTCAGGCGTATCCTAAACAGATTGCATTTGACACTACCTTCTCAGAGAAAGATCTGGCAAGTTTTCAGGAAGGCACCATTGAATTGAAGGAGCGCATAGAAGTACCAACGCTTCATAAAACGCCATTTGTGGTGGAAGAAATTGTCATTGGTAAAGAGGTAGAATTGCACGAAGAAACCATCTATGAAACCGTCAAAAAAACGGAGGTACACCTAAGCGATGTCAGCATTCCACCCCAGCACCTAGACCAAGATTCTGATCGTTCTTCTTAA
- a CDS encoding 2'-5' RNA ligase family protein: MEQTPLILTLSLDPAAQAYFNALRTLHFPPERNYLHAHLTLFHHLTIPEKEIMETVREVCLSQKPFLLEVTGLLPLGRGVAFKLESETLLTFHAQLRQRWLPALTAQDQQKLRPHVTVQNKVTPEAAKALLHKLNGEFKPFTTKATGVMLFKYLNGPWQFLQQFDFNQAESLAS; the protein is encoded by the coding sequence ATGGAACAAACGCCCCTCATTTTAACCCTCTCCCTGGACCCAGCGGCCCAGGCGTATTTTAATGCGCTAAGAACCCTGCATTTCCCACCTGAACGCAATTACCTACACGCGCACCTCACCTTGTTTCACCACCTTACAATTCCAGAGAAAGAAATAATGGAAACGGTACGTGAGGTTTGCCTAAGCCAGAAACCTTTCTTACTGGAAGTGACAGGATTACTGCCCTTAGGCCGGGGCGTGGCGTTTAAACTGGAAAGTGAAACTCTGCTAACATTTCACGCTCAACTTCGGCAGCGCTGGCTCCCTGCGTTGACGGCGCAAGACCAACAAAAGCTAAGGCCGCATGTCACTGTTCAAAACAAGGTAACACCTGAAGCAGCCAAGGCCCTTCTGCACAAACTAAACGGTGAGTTCAAACCCTTTACCACCAAGGCCACCGGTGTAATGCTTTTCAAATACCTAAACGGTCCCTGGCAGTTTTTGCAACAATTTGATTTTAACCAAGCAGAAAGCCTGGCCTCCTAA
- a CDS encoding gamma-glutamyltransferase family protein, which translates to MKHILSFAVGLLLTGSVLAQQTQKPPLHGKNWMAITGKPLAATAGAMTFQKGGNAVDAACAMLAATCTMWDVLSWGGETQALIYNPKTKKVIALNAMGVAPTGATPEFFKSKGYNFPPEYGPLAATTPGTPGGLMHMLANYGTMSLEQVLAPAMDLAAGYPIDAQTANSMERGKEQIKQWPYSKKVFLTHPGEKREAPEAGEIFVQKDLLQTLTKLVEAERAALKKGKSRKDAIMAAYDRFYTGDIAKEFVRGAQEQGGLITLQDLARWKPLEEEPLSVNYKGIDVYKLQQWTQGPVLLQALNILENFDLKKMGYNSAPYIHTLYQAMNLSFADRDFYYGDSRFAPEEPMKGLLSEAYARQRASLIKMDQNNPNIGPGDPYPFEGKTNPYLKLLKERGYEMDTTKRNFAPKHDTRNESSLAEYQERLWLGTTTVEAADKEGWVVSITPSGGWLPATIAGNTGVGMSQRMQSFVLDASLNPFNVVAPGKRPRVTLTPSMALKDGKPFLSFAVQGGDTQDQNLLQFFLNMAEFGMTVQQASEAANFNTNQLWLSLGGTKTDDRKPKPGQILLNDTTPEEVRAQLKKMGYILSFDDRTSGPINAIYFDWTHGSFWGGSSNHGEDYGIGW; encoded by the coding sequence ATGAAACATATTCTCTCCTTCGCGGTAGGCCTGCTGCTTACCGGAAGCGTCTTGGCGCAACAAACCCAGAAACCACCTTTGCATGGCAAGAACTGGATGGCCATTACGGGTAAACCGCTTGCGGCCACTGCTGGGGCCATGACCTTCCAGAAAGGCGGAAACGCGGTAGATGCGGCCTGCGCCATGCTGGCAGCCACCTGCACCATGTGGGACGTCCTGAGCTGGGGCGGCGAAACGCAGGCCTTGATTTATAATCCCAAGACTAAAAAAGTCATTGCCTTGAATGCCATGGGCGTGGCTCCAACCGGTGCCACTCCTGAGTTCTTCAAGAGCAAAGGCTATAACTTTCCGCCGGAGTACGGTCCGCTGGCCGCCACTACGCCCGGCACGCCGGGTGGCCTCATGCACATGCTGGCTAACTACGGTACCATGAGTTTGGAACAGGTGCTGGCCCCGGCCATGGACCTGGCCGCCGGCTATCCCATAGACGCGCAGACTGCCAACAGCATGGAGCGCGGCAAGGAACAAATCAAGCAGTGGCCCTACAGCAAAAAGGTGTTTTTAACTCACCCAGGTGAAAAGCGCGAAGCCCCAGAGGCCGGCGAAATCTTTGTTCAGAAAGACCTGTTGCAAACACTCACTAAACTAGTAGAGGCTGAGCGCGCCGCCCTTAAAAAAGGCAAGAGCCGCAAGGACGCCATCATGGCCGCCTATGACCGCTTTTATACCGGAGACATTGCGAAGGAATTTGTGCGCGGCGCCCAGGAACAGGGCGGCTTGATTACCCTGCAGGATCTGGCCAGATGGAAACCTCTGGAAGAGGAACCGCTTTCTGTCAACTACAAAGGCATTGACGTGTACAAACTGCAGCAGTGGACACAGGGCCCGGTGTTGTTGCAAGCGTTGAACATCCTGGAGAATTTCGACCTGAAAAAGATGGGTTACAACAGCGCTCCCTACATCCATACGCTGTACCAGGCCATGAACCTCTCCTTCGCGGACCGCGATTTCTACTACGGCGACTCCAGGTTTGCCCCGGAAGAACCCATGAAGGGATTGCTGAGCGAGGCCTATGCCAGACAGCGCGCCAGTCTCATCAAAATGGACCAGAACAATCCCAACATCGGTCCCGGAGACCCTTATCCGTTTGAAGGCAAGACCAATCCCTATCTGAAGCTGCTGAAAGAACGAGGCTATGAGATGGATACCACCAAACGCAACTTCGCGCCCAAGCATGACACCAGAAACGAGTCTTCGCTGGCCGAGTACCAGGAACGTCTCTGGCTGGGCACCACCACCGTAGAAGCCGCCGACAAGGAAGGCTGGGTGGTGTCCATTACACCCAGCGGCGGCTGGCTGCCGGCCACCATTGCCGGCAACACTGGCGTGGGCATGAGCCAACGCATGCAAAGCTTTGTATTGGATGCCTCTTTGAACCCCTTCAACGTGGTAGCACCCGGCAAGCGTCCCAGAGTGACCCTCACCCCTTCCATGGCCCTAAAAGACGGCAAGCCGTTCCTTTCCTTCGCGGTGCAGGGCGGCGATACCCAGGATCAGAACCTACTGCAATTTTTCCTGAACATGGCAGAGTTTGGCATGACGGTGCAACAGGCTTCTGAGGCAGCTAACTTCAACACCAACCAGTTATGGCTTTCTCTGGGCGGCACCAAAACCGATGACCGCAAACCCAAGCCAGGCCAAATCTTATTGAATGACACTACGCCAGAGGAGGTACGCGCACAACTCAAGAAGATGGGCTACATCCTAAGCTTTGACGACCGTACCAGCGGCCCTATCAACGCCATCTATTTTGACTGGACGCACGGCAGTTTCTGGGGAGGCTCCAGCAACCACGGCGAAGACTACGGCATAGGTTGGTAA
- a CDS encoding SRPBCC family protein translates to MNGRTFTNFTIHMPTLQLETFMEAPPDVCFDLSRSIDLHILSTQKTGERAIAGRTSGLLQLGETVTWRAQHFGFWQTLTSKITAFERPHFFVDEMVQGAFKSFRHEHHFTPRPGGGTLVKDVFTFASPLGILGTLANHLVLTKYMKRLLLERNQIIKEYAESGKAEAYLSETQ, encoded by the coding sequence ATGAACGGCAGAACCTTCACCAACTTCACCATACATATGCCTACGCTACAGTTAGAGACGTTTATGGAAGCCCCGCCAGATGTCTGTTTTGATTTGTCCCGAAGTATTGACCTGCATATACTCTCCACCCAGAAAACGGGTGAACGCGCCATTGCCGGCAGAACCTCTGGGCTTCTTCAATTAGGCGAAACCGTGACCTGGCGCGCCCAACATTTTGGCTTTTGGCAAACCCTAACCAGTAAAATCACCGCCTTTGAAAGACCTCATTTTTTTGTAGATGAAATGGTGCAGGGCGCGTTTAAGAGTTTCAGGCATGAGCATCATTTCACGCCCAGGCCAGGCGGCGGGACCCTGGTAAAAGATGTATTCACCTTTGCCTCTCCGCTGGGCATTTTAGGCACTCTGGCCAATCATCTGGTACTCACCAAGTATATGAAACGGCTGCTACTGGAAAGAAACCAGATTATCAAAGAATACGCCGAGTCTGGCAAGGCAGAAGCATACTTGTCGGAGACACAATGA
- a CDS encoding acylase, whose product MNLLSRKIAVYLLFLSCFLSCTSSEQGVSTKDQQIWKEQAARVTIIRDDFGVPHVYGKSDADAVFGLLYAQCEDDFNRVERNYLWAIGRLAEVEGEEMLYSDLRARLYMTQEEAMQHYEKSPEWLKTLCRAFADGVNYYLYTHPEVKPKLLTHFEPWMPMYFTEGSIGGDIESISTARVKAFYESRQSLGYNRSGNGLVQPGLLEEPKGSNGFAIAGKHTASGNAMLLINPHTSFFFRGEVHAVSEEGLNAYGAVTWGQFFIYQGFNEKTGWMHTSAYTDVIDEFEETIVKEKDQYFYKYGSEKRPVATSSVTLSYKVGDEIKQKTFPTYRTHHGPITHQNGDKWVATALMWKPVQALTQSFIRTKQSNLKEFNQMMQMRTNSSNGTVYADADGNIAYYHGNFFPRRDTSFDYSRPVDGSNPKTDWNGLHSLEETIIVTNPPNGWIQNCNSTPFTSAGEYSPKRENYPAYMAPSPENYRGIHAIRLLKKADDLTLEKLIKLAYDPYLPAFEVLIPGLVKAYDAQKPTDPNLKEAIEVLRNWDYAVSKESVPMSLAHFYATNSFKNGSAPKALTGLIDRIEFYAKASSEKERLEIFKQTIARLELDFGSWKTPWGEINRYQRLTGEIKQPFNDQKPSLPIGMASGNWGALASFGANSYNTKRLYGTSGNSFVAVVEFGDRVKAKSMLAGGQSGDPNSPHFDDQAQRYANVKFKDVAYYREDVEKRAKATYHPGEKH is encoded by the coding sequence ATGAACCTTTTGTCTAGAAAGATTGCCGTTTACCTGCTGTTTCTTTCCTGTTTTCTTTCTTGTACCTCCAGTGAGCAGGGCGTCTCCACCAAAGACCAGCAGATATGGAAAGAACAGGCCGCCAGAGTCACCATCATCAGAGATGATTTCGGGGTGCCGCACGTATATGGGAAATCTGACGCAGACGCCGTCTTTGGGTTGTTGTATGCTCAGTGCGAGGATGATTTTAACCGCGTGGAGCGCAACTACCTCTGGGCCATTGGCCGCTTAGCCGAAGTAGAGGGTGAGGAAATGCTCTACAGTGATCTGCGCGCGCGCCTGTACATGACCCAGGAAGAAGCCATGCAGCACTATGAGAAAAGCCCGGAATGGTTAAAAACGCTTTGCCGCGCCTTTGCAGATGGTGTCAACTACTACCTGTACACGCACCCCGAGGTGAAGCCCAAACTCCTGACTCACTTTGAGCCCTGGATGCCCATGTACTTCACCGAAGGCTCTATTGGCGGCGATATTGAAAGCATTTCAACGGCCCGGGTGAAAGCCTTTTATGAATCCAGGCAATCTCTGGGGTACAATCGCTCCGGCAACGGGTTGGTACAGCCGGGCCTGCTGGAAGAGCCCAAAGGCTCCAACGGTTTCGCTATTGCGGGTAAGCACACCGCCTCTGGTAATGCCATGCTGCTGATCAATCCGCATACGTCCTTTTTCTTCAGGGGAGAAGTGCACGCCGTGAGCGAGGAAGGCTTGAATGCCTACGGTGCCGTAACCTGGGGACAGTTTTTCATCTACCAGGGCTTTAATGAAAAAACCGGCTGGATGCACACCTCGGCGTACACAGACGTGATTGATGAATTTGAGGAAACCATTGTCAAAGAGAAAGACCAATACTTTTACAAATACGGCTCAGAGAAACGCCCTGTGGCCACGTCTAGCGTCACGCTTTCTTACAAAGTTGGGGATGAGATCAAGCAAAAGACGTTTCCCACCTACAGAACCCACCACGGCCCCATCACCCACCAGAACGGTGACAAATGGGTGGCCACCGCCCTCATGTGGAAACCAGTGCAGGCCCTCACGCAGTCTTTCATTAGAACCAAGCAAAGCAACTTAAAGGAGTTCAACCAGATGATGCAGATGCGCACCAACTCTTCTAACGGCACGGTGTACGCAGACGCAGACGGCAACATTGCCTATTACCACGGCAACTTCTTCCCGCGCCGAGACACCTCTTTTGATTACTCCAGACCTGTAGACGGCAGCAACCCCAAAACCGACTGGAACGGCCTGCATTCCCTGGAGGAAACCATCATTGTCACCAACCCGCCCAACGGCTGGATTCAGAACTGTAACTCCACGCCCTTCACCAGCGCCGGCGAGTACAGTCCTAAAAGAGAAAACTATCCCGCCTACATGGCCCCGTCGCCAGAGAACTACCGGGGCATCCACGCCATTAGGTTGTTGAAAAAAGCCGATGACCTGACTCTGGAAAAACTAATCAAATTGGCGTATGACCCGTACCTGCCGGCTTTTGAGGTATTGATACCGGGTCTGGTGAAAGCCTATGACGCGCAGAAGCCAACCGATCCCAACCTGAAAGAAGCCATTGAGGTTCTGCGCAACTGGGACTATGCCGTGTCCAAGGAATCTGTGCCCATGTCACTGGCTCATTTCTATGCCACCAATTCGTTTAAAAACGGCAGCGCCCCCAAAGCACTGACCGGCCTGATAGACAGAATAGAATTTTACGCCAAAGCATCTTCTGAGAAAGAGCGCCTGGAGATTTTCAAGCAGACAATTGCGCGACTGGAACTGGACTTTGGCTCCTGGAAAACCCCTTGGGGCGAGATCAACCGATACCAACGCCTGACCGGAGAAATCAAGCAACCGTTCAATGACCAGAAACCCAGCCTGCCCATTGGCATGGCCTCGGGCAACTGGGGAGCGCTGGCTTCTTTTGGCGCCAATTCATACAACACCAAGCGCTTGTACGGCACCTCGGGCAACAGCTTTGTGGCGGTGGTAGAGTTCGGGGACAGGGTAAAGGCGAAGTCTATGCTGGCAGGCGGCCAGAGCGGCGATCCCAATTCCCCGCATTTTGACGACCAAGCCCAGCGCTACGCAAACGTTAAATTCAAAGACGTGGCCTATTACCGCGAGGACGTAGAGAAGCGCGCCAAAGCCACCTACCACCCCGGCGAAAAGCATTAA
- a CDS encoding universal stress protein gives MKAILVPTDFSDNARNAIQFAAAIARKTQAKLIMAHIIHLPVAPIESGLVMPPDMQLEEEFSKELEMAAQNLRAEYQDQFAIETICQYGYLTGDLNELVKTHGVDLVVMGTKGATNFLDSLIGTNAAEFSKSAHCPVLMIPGVAQYQDIQHIAYASDFVSDEHVFLPQLSQLAQAFGARVSIVNVVGEGEETSGKDGHQLQELLGQFPQLSCCVAQIRDKDIVHGLHDFVEQNQADVLAVSMHKRGFFDDLFHSSVTKQLMHHTTVPLLTLPEKPYRLAPSSSQA, from the coding sequence ATGAAAGCCATCCTGGTACCCACAGACTTCTCAGACAATGCCCGCAACGCCATCCAGTTTGCAGCGGCCATTGCCCGTAAAACGCAGGCCAAACTGATCATGGCCCACATCATTCATCTGCCGGTGGCCCCCATTGAGAGCGGGCTGGTCATGCCCCCAGACATGCAACTGGAGGAGGAGTTTTCAAAAGAGCTGGAGATGGCTGCCCAAAACCTGCGGGCCGAATACCAGGATCAGTTTGCCATAGAGACCATTTGCCAATATGGCTATCTCACCGGCGACCTGAATGAACTGGTCAAAACCCACGGCGTGGACTTAGTGGTGATGGGCACCAAAGGCGCCACCAACTTTCTGGATAGCCTGATAGGGACCAACGCGGCAGAGTTCAGCAAGTCTGCCCATTGTCCGGTGCTGATGATTCCGGGAGTGGCCCAGTACCAGGACATTCAGCACATAGCCTACGCCTCTGATTTTGTGAGTGATGAGCACGTGTTTCTGCCCCAGCTGAGCCAACTGGCCCAGGCCTTTGGCGCGCGGGTCTCTATTGTGAACGTAGTGGGCGAGGGGGAGGAAACATCTGGCAAAGACGGGCATCAGTTACAAGAACTTTTGGGGCAGTTCCCGCAACTGTCTTGCTGCGTGGCTCAGATACGAGATAAGGATATAGTGCACGGCCTGCATGACTTTGTAGAGCAAAACCAAGCCGATGTACTGGCCGTGTCCATGCACAAGCGGGGCTTTTTTGATGACCTTTTCCATAGCAGTGTCACCAAGCAACTCATGCACCATACCACCGTGCCGCTGCTCACCCTCCCTGAAAAACCTTATCGCCTAGCCCCGTCTTCTTCTCAGGCCTGA
- a CDS encoding L,D-transpeptidase family protein gives MFRWCFLLLFLVTLALSFPLQAQQVAFVPSAQQEHLLAAMQQYQKIVESQEWVSFPGDVCVKPGTVDKLVPRLRKMLCLTQDLAQCSAADSSLFDEPLTAAVKRFQKRHGLAPDGVVGCQTLTAMNVSPAQRLRQIQLNLARWQDTTYMQPAGTPLVVVNIPDFLLQVINQHGQTVWSTPVIVGQPQKMYQTVPLHSKISYLVVRPTWNLPKSIIQREIIPAIRRDATYLAKNNMRLYTEVKGHLVPIGVKQVNWKTVDGRKLTIIQSPGPKNALGQLKFIFANPHDIYLHDTPVRSLFKHPVRTYSHGCVRVQNPEKLASFLLSPDWNKPRPFSLAHDTRVNENVFLPKPVSIQIRYFTCWVDGQGILQFREDVYGLDQSVLDLATLE, from the coding sequence ATGTTCAGATGGTGTTTTCTTCTGCTGTTTCTGGTCACGTTGGCGCTTTCTTTTCCCTTGCAGGCGCAACAGGTGGCCTTTGTGCCGTCGGCGCAGCAAGAGCACTTGTTGGCAGCTATGCAGCAGTACCAGAAAATAGTGGAGAGCCAGGAGTGGGTTTCATTCCCCGGGGATGTCTGCGTGAAGCCTGGCACGGTAGACAAATTGGTGCCCCGTCTCAGAAAGATGCTGTGCCTCACCCAGGACCTTGCTCAATGCTCTGCGGCAGATAGTAGTCTTTTTGATGAACCCCTAACGGCGGCGGTCAAGCGGTTTCAGAAACGGCACGGCCTGGCTCCAGACGGCGTAGTGGGCTGCCAGACCTTGACCGCCATGAATGTGTCACCCGCCCAGCGCCTGCGCCAAATTCAACTGAACCTGGCCCGCTGGCAGGATACCACTTATATGCAGCCAGCGGGCACTCCGTTGGTGGTGGTCAACATTCCAGACTTCCTTCTTCAGGTAATCAATCAACATGGGCAAACCGTTTGGAGCACTCCCGTGATTGTGGGGCAACCCCAGAAGATGTACCAGACGGTGCCTCTGCACAGCAAAATAAGCTACCTGGTGGTACGCCCCACCTGGAACCTGCCCAAGAGTATCATCCAGCGGGAAATTATACCAGCAATTAGACGAGACGCAACCTATCTGGCTAAGAACAACATGAGGTTGTACACAGAGGTGAAAGGCCACCTGGTGCCCATAGGAGTAAAGCAGGTGAACTGGAAGACCGTCGATGGCAGAAAGCTCACCATTATTCAAAGCCCAGGCCCTAAGAACGCGCTGGGGCAGCTCAAATTCATTTTCGCCAACCCGCATGACATTTATTTGCATGACACGCCGGTCAGGTCTTTGTTCAAGCATCCGGTGCGTACGTACAGTCATGGCTGCGTTCGCGTGCAGAATCCAGAAAAGCTGGCTTCGTTTCTGCTAAGTCCAGACTGGAACAAACCCCGTCCTTTTTCCTTGGCCCATGATACACGGGTGAATGAAAATGTATTCTTACCTAAGCCGGTGTCCATCCAGATCAGGTACTTTACCTGTTGGGTAGACGGACAGGGGATTTTGCAGTTCAGGGAGGATGTGTACGGGTTGGATCAAAGCGTGCTTGACCTGGCTACTCTGGAGTAG
- a CDS encoding pseudouridine synthase — protein sequence MLEIIYEDAHYVAIHKPNGLLVHRTRIAEEKKEFALQMLRDQLGYRLHAVHRLDRGTSGVLLFAKSPEATAPLVKAFAERQPDKTYYAIVRGYAPESGTIDSPIRPDKDHQHKEAQEAVTHFTRLATVELPIPVGRYQTARYSLVKIKPETGRMHQIRKHFAHARHYIIGDKKHGDWRHNLMFLERLNSPSLLLHAASLTFEHPFTGQIVTIKTPLPNNMARLCREFGWEAVMEEQEELRAAPSTPE from the coding sequence TTGCTGGAGATAATTTACGAAGACGCGCACTACGTGGCCATCCATAAACCAAACGGATTATTGGTGCACAGAACCCGAATTGCAGAGGAGAAAAAGGAGTTTGCCTTGCAGATGCTTCGGGACCAGTTAGGGTATAGGCTGCACGCGGTGCACCGGCTGGACAGGGGCACCTCTGGCGTACTGTTATTCGCCAAAAGCCCCGAGGCCACGGCTCCCCTGGTCAAGGCTTTTGCAGAACGCCAGCCAGACAAAACTTATTATGCCATAGTACGCGGGTACGCACCTGAGAGCGGCACCATTGACAGCCCTATCAGGCCAGACAAAGACCACCAGCACAAGGAGGCGCAAGAGGCCGTCACCCATTTTACGCGCCTGGCCACGGTAGAACTTCCCATCCCCGTTGGACGGTACCAGACGGCGCGGTATAGCCTGGTCAAAATAAAGCCAGAAACCGGCAGAATGCACCAGATCCGCAAGCACTTCGCACATGCCCGCCACTACATCATAGGAGACAAAAAACACGGAGACTGGCGCCACAACCTCATGTTTCTGGAGAGGCTAAACAGTCCCAGTCTCTTGCTGCATGCTGCCTCCCTCACGTTTGAGCATCCGTTTACGGGGCAGATAGTTACTATCAAAACTCCGCTCCCAAATAACATGGCCCGCCTGTGCCGGGAGTTCGGTTGGGAGGCTGTAATGGAGGAGCAAGAAGAACTAAGAGCTGCCCCTTCTACTCCAGAGTAG